A genome region from Hymenobacter tibetensis includes the following:
- a CDS encoding ATP-binding protein, whose amino-acid sequence MLIRNKLILRFTLLVLAIQLGFSAFIYYFHEATREQRFSQRLAGKGTMTARLLLRQQPDDVVMRSIHRRDLFTILDEQISIYDPDDHLIYTSDDSLSQRLNSFYLAQVEPGKLVQFTDGELEVVGVTHEYKGRYYRIFAAGRDQFGLLQLDKLRLILLVGNVGALVLIILAGWYFADESLKPMARVVGQVERITAGRLSLRVDEGNGTDEIAQLAVTFNQMLARVEQAFEMQKNFLSHASHELRTPLATALGTLETSYAYDTDLTEAKQSTASAVEELKHLVGLTNALLALAKAEDASFRRDTVRLDECLTQALTYCQSKYPSRQVQLEFGELPTTDDDPFLVLGNEQLLTTALLNLLDNACKYSTGTVQVCLGYHAAHLEVKVQDAGIGIAATELSRVTSALYRAENARYAPGYGLGLTVTQKIAERHGGTLTLVSVPDLGTTATLSLPAL is encoded by the coding sequence ATGCTGATACGCAACAAGCTGATTCTGCGCTTCACCTTGCTGGTGCTGGCTATCCAGCTCGGCTTTTCGGCGTTTATTTACTACTTCCACGAGGCCACGCGCGAGCAGCGCTTCAGCCAACGCCTCGCCGGCAAGGGCACCATGACGGCCCGCTTGCTGCTGCGGCAGCAACCCGACGATGTGGTGATGCGCTCAATCCATCGCCGCGACCTGTTTACTATCCTCGACGAGCAAATTAGCATCTACGACCCCGATGACCACCTGATTTATACCAGCGACGACAGCCTGAGCCAGCGTCTGAACTCGTTTTATTTGGCGCAGGTGGAGCCGGGCAAGCTGGTGCAATTCACCGACGGCGAGCTGGAGGTGGTGGGCGTTACGCACGAATATAAGGGGCGCTACTACCGCATATTTGCCGCCGGCCGCGACCAGTTTGGCTTGCTGCAGCTCGACAAGCTGCGCCTGATTCTGCTGGTGGGCAATGTGGGGGCGTTGGTGCTGATCATCCTAGCCGGCTGGTACTTCGCCGACGAGTCGTTGAAGCCGATGGCGCGGGTGGTGGGGCAGGTGGAGCGCATCACGGCGGGTCGCCTGAGCTTGCGCGTAGATGAAGGCAATGGCACCGACGAAATAGCGCAACTAGCCGTGACCTTCAACCAGATGCTGGCCCGGGTGGAGCAGGCGTTCGAGATGCAGAAAAACTTCTTGAGCCATGCTTCCCACGAGTTGCGCACGCCGCTGGCCACGGCGCTCGGCACGCTGGAAACCTCGTATGCCTACGACACTGACCTAACCGAAGCCAAGCAAAGCACCGCCTCCGCGGTGGAAGAACTCAAGCATTTAGTGGGCCTTACCAACGCCTTGCTCGCCTTGGCCAAAGCCGAAGACGCCTCGTTCCGCCGCGACACCGTGCGGCTGGACGAGTGCCTTACCCAAGCCCTGACGTACTGCCAAAGCAAGTACCCTAGCCGCCAGGTGCAGCTGGAATTCGGCGAGCTGCCCACCACCGACGACGACCCCTTTCTGGTGCTCGGCAACGAGCAGCTGCTTACCACGGCCCTACTCAACCTGCTCGACAATGCCTGCAAGTACAGCACCGGCACCGTGCAAGTATGCTTGGGCTACCACGCTGCTCACTTAGAAGTTAAGGTGCAAGACGCCGGGATTGGCATTGCCGCCACCGAGCTTTCGCGGGTGACCAGCGCCCTCTACCGAGCCGAAAATGCCCGCTATGCTCCCGGCTACGGCTTGGGCCTTACCGTCACGCAGAAGATAGCCGAGCGCCACGGCGGCACCCTCACGCTGGTTTCCGTACCCGACCTTGGCACCACGGCTACCCTCTCGTTGCCAGCGCTATAG
- a CDS encoding four-helix bundle copper-binding protein has product MLPRQQYILNTLQTCISTCAETSSLVLQQSNATLLVRVSKLSRDCADLCQLTAAFIARESEHLVYVLRECAELCRTCADEQARHAATIAACKRAEDACRRAEDACRTAYH; this is encoded by the coding sequence ATGCTTCCGCGCCAACAGTACATTCTTAACACGCTTCAAACCTGTATCAGCACCTGTGCCGAAACCAGCAGTTTGGTTTTGCAGCAATCCAACGCCACCCTCTTGGTGCGCGTCAGCAAGCTCAGCCGCGACTGCGCCGACTTGTGCCAGCTCACCGCCGCTTTTATAGCCCGGGAGTCCGAGCACTTGGTGTACGTGCTACGGGAGTGTGCCGAGCTGTGCCGCACCTGCGCCGACGAGCAAGCCCGCCACGCCGCCACCATAGCTGCCTGTAAGCGCGCCGAAGATGCCTGCCGTCGGGCCGAAGACGCATGCCGCACCGCGTATCATTAA
- a CDS encoding glycoside hydrolase family 65 protein: MPTLHFPNPAHLLLALTLLLAASPKPVAAQQPDPWRITADKVDPAAYYGVTVANGMLGIVSSPEPFQVKAVVLAGAYDQYGRGRVSNFLNSFNLLNMYLEVDGKRLSGKDVTNFRQALDMRHASLTTTFDYADKATISYTHYALRQLPFTGLMDVSVTAKKDVAVTAASVMDAPDALRDVQNYYNEIDRPHATLSLLTSSGQSATGKLKLCASTSFLFNEPHGQEPRVIHEMWDSNMHLMKFSKPLKAGQTYTYAVAGSSITSAHHADPLNEAERLTIFARLEGKERLLAFHAKAWDDLWKSDIQIEGDAQAQQDVHSMLYHLYSFSRAGTDYSPSPMGLSGLGYNGHVFWDSDLWMFPALLVMHPEIAKSMVEYRFCRLEPARNNAFAHGYQGAMFPWESADSGVEETPVWALSGPFEHHITADVALAAWQYYCVTQDKAWLREKGWPILSATADFWASRVERNGPGHYDIKNVVAADEWAENVDNNAFTNAAAQVNLQHAAAAAKLLNLPANPDWLHVAQNIPLLHFPDGVTQEHATYKGEGIKQGDVNLLAYPLNVVTAPAQIRKDLAYYETRVPTEGTPAMTQAIFALLYSRLGNGDKAQHFFQDAYLPNLLPPFRVIAETKGGTNPYFATGAGGVLQAVLMGFGGLDITPTGIKQLKSTLPTGWKSVKITGIGPQRKTYSVTR; the protein is encoded by the coding sequence ATGCCCACTCTGCACTTCCCCAACCCAGCGCACTTGCTGCTTGCCCTGACGCTACTCCTCGCTGCTAGCCCCAAACCAGTGGCTGCTCAGCAACCCGACCCCTGGCGCATTACAGCCGACAAAGTGGACCCCGCGGCGTACTATGGCGTGACGGTTGCCAACGGCATGCTAGGCATTGTGTCGTCGCCGGAGCCGTTTCAGGTGAAAGCGGTGGTGCTGGCCGGTGCCTACGACCAATACGGGCGGGGCCGGGTGAGCAACTTCCTCAACAGCTTCAACCTGCTGAACATGTACCTGGAAGTGGACGGCAAGCGGCTTTCGGGCAAGGACGTCACCAACTTCCGGCAGGCGCTGGACATGCGCCACGCCTCCCTTACCACCACCTTCGACTACGCCGACAAAGCCACCATCAGCTACACGCACTATGCCCTGCGCCAGTTGCCTTTCACGGGGCTGATGGATGTGTCGGTGACAGCTAAGAAGGACGTGGCCGTGACGGCCGCCAGCGTCATGGACGCCCCCGATGCCCTGCGCGACGTGCAGAACTACTACAACGAAATCGACCGGCCGCACGCCACGCTTAGCTTGCTTACGTCGTCGGGGCAGAGCGCCACGGGCAAGCTGAAACTGTGCGCTTCCACTAGCTTTCTGTTCAACGAGCCGCACGGGCAGGAGCCGCGCGTCATCCACGAAATGTGGGACAGCAACATGCACCTCATGAAGTTCAGCAAACCCTTGAAGGCGGGACAAACCTATACCTACGCCGTGGCGGGTTCGTCTATCACCTCAGCCCACCACGCCGACCCGCTCAACGAAGCCGAGCGCCTCACCATTTTTGCCCGGCTCGAAGGCAAGGAGCGCCTGTTAGCCTTCCACGCCAAAGCCTGGGACGACCTTTGGAAGAGCGACATTCAAATTGAGGGTGACGCGCAGGCCCAGCAGGATGTGCACAGTATGCTCTACCACCTCTACAGCTTCTCGCGCGCCGGCACCGACTACTCGCCTTCGCCCATGGGCTTGTCGGGGCTGGGCTACAACGGGCACGTATTCTGGGACTCCGACCTGTGGATGTTCCCGGCGCTGCTCGTGATGCACCCGGAAATAGCCAAATCCATGGTGGAATATCGATTTTGCCGCTTGGAGCCGGCCCGCAACAATGCCTTTGCGCACGGCTACCAGGGTGCCATGTTCCCGTGGGAAAGTGCCGACTCAGGCGTAGAGGAAACGCCGGTGTGGGCACTGAGCGGGCCGTTTGAGCACCACATTACGGCCGACGTGGCCTTGGCGGCGTGGCAGTACTACTGCGTGACGCAAGACAAAGCCTGGCTGCGGGAGAAAGGTTGGCCCATCCTCTCCGCCACCGCCGACTTCTGGGCCAGCCGGGTGGAGCGCAACGGCCCCGGCCACTACGACATCAAGAACGTGGTAGCGGCTGATGAGTGGGCGGAAAATGTGGACAATAATGCCTTCACCAACGCTGCCGCCCAAGTGAATCTGCAACACGCGGCGGCAGCGGCCAAGCTGCTCAATTTGCCTGCCAACCCCGACTGGCTGCACGTGGCCCAGAACATTCCGCTGCTGCACTTCCCCGACGGCGTGACGCAAGAGCATGCGACCTACAAAGGCGAAGGCATCAAGCAGGGCGACGTAAACCTGCTGGCGTATCCATTGAATGTGGTTACGGCTCCGGCCCAGATCAGGAAGGACTTGGCGTACTACGAAACCCGGGTGCCCACGGAAGGCACGCCTGCCATGACGCAGGCCATCTTCGCACTGCTGTACAGCCGCCTCGGCAACGGCGACAAGGCGCAGCATTTTTTTCAGGATGCCTACCTGCCCAACCTGCTGCCGCCCTTTCGGGTGATTGCCGAAACCAAAGGCGGCACCAATCCTTACTTTGCCACTGGCGCTGGCGGCGTGCTGCAAGCCGTACTAATGGGTTTCGGGGGCCTCGATATCACGCCTACGGGCATCAAGCAACTGAAAAGCACCTTGCCCACGGGCTGGAAATCGGTGAAGATTACGGGCATCGGACCCCAGCGTAAAACGTACTCCGTGACTCGCTAA
- a CDS encoding glycoside hydrolase family 13 protein: MKHLETIACAALLLAFSGCGEPRQQAATTEQAAAPTSASQKETWWKETVVYQLYPRSFQDSNGDGVGDLRGITSRLDYLKSLGVGTIWLNPIYASPNDDNGYDISDYRQIMPEFGTMEDFDALLKGMHQRGLKLVMDLVVNHSSDEHEWFKQARSSRTNPYRNYYHWWPAEKGKPTPRWSFFDVNSDAWKYDSLTNSYYLHYFSRKQPDLNWENPKLRQEVYSMMRFWLDKGIDGFRLDAFQFASKDTTFPPLPAGYEKNIIKYYGHGPHLHDYLQEMNREVLSKYNVMTVAEGAGSGPTDAMLFVDPARKELNMAYHFEGVDLGNGPKLYQLAEFKRIYTRWDSAFAEKGWLSIFLGNHDQPRMTSKFGDDRPAFRAASSKLLTTFIMTMRGTPYYYNGDELGMTNIRFTDINDYRDVATRNEYQRLKNQGGDLRAFLTLAQRTARDNGRTPFQWNAAANAGFTTGTPWLQVNPNYQQVNEAAEDKDPNSVLNYFRKATATRRQHKVLVYGQYQLVDEANPHIYAYTRTQGTEKVLVALNFSSEPRNWPMPTGMQTSGQPWLNNYPTFTAGAGNTLALQPWQAVVVPLQ, encoded by the coding sequence ATGAAACACCTTGAAACAATTGCCTGCGCCGCGTTGCTATTAGCTTTTTCGGGCTGCGGCGAGCCGCGGCAACAGGCTGCCACTACCGAGCAGGCAGCTGCGCCAACCTCCGCTAGTCAGAAGGAAACTTGGTGGAAGGAAACGGTTGTGTACCAGCTGTATCCGCGCAGCTTTCAGGACAGCAACGGCGACGGAGTGGGCGACCTACGGGGTATCACCTCCCGGCTCGACTACCTGAAAAGCTTGGGTGTGGGCACTATCTGGCTGAACCCTATCTACGCCTCTCCCAACGACGACAACGGCTACGACATCTCCGACTACCGCCAGATTATGCCGGAATTTGGGACGATGGAGGATTTTGATGCGCTGCTCAAAGGCATGCACCAACGCGGCTTGAAGCTGGTCATGGACTTGGTGGTGAACCATAGCAGCGACGAGCACGAATGGTTCAAGCAGGCCCGCAGCTCCCGCACCAACCCCTACCGCAACTACTACCACTGGTGGCCCGCCGAGAAGGGCAAGCCGACACCCCGCTGGAGTTTCTTCGACGTAAACAGTGACGCCTGGAAGTACGACTCCCTGACCAACTCTTACTACTTGCACTACTTCTCGCGCAAGCAACCCGACCTGAACTGGGAAAACCCCAAGCTGCGCCAAGAAGTGTACAGCATGATGCGCTTCTGGCTGGACAAGGGCATTGATGGGTTTCGGCTGGATGCGTTTCAGTTTGCCTCGAAAGACACCACGTTTCCGCCGCTACCGGCTGGGTACGAGAAGAATATCATTAAATACTACGGCCACGGTCCGCACCTGCACGACTACTTGCAGGAGATGAACCGAGAGGTACTTAGCAAATACAACGTCATGACGGTGGCCGAGGGGGCTGGCAGTGGCCCTACAGATGCCATGCTCTTCGTGGATCCGGCCCGGAAAGAGCTGAACATGGCCTACCACTTCGAGGGCGTGGACCTGGGCAACGGGCCGAAACTCTATCAGCTGGCTGAGTTCAAACGCATCTACACCCGCTGGGACAGTGCTTTTGCTGAAAAGGGCTGGCTTTCCATTTTTCTTGGCAACCACGACCAGCCCCGCATGACCAGCAAGTTTGGGGATGATAGGCCCGCTTTTCGAGCTGCGTCTTCTAAGCTGCTGACCACCTTTATCATGACCATGCGCGGCACGCCCTACTATTACAACGGCGACGAACTGGGCATGACCAACATCCGATTCACCGACATCAACGACTACCGCGACGTAGCGACCCGCAATGAATACCAGCGCCTGAAAAACCAGGGCGGCGACCTGCGCGCTTTCCTGACCTTAGCCCAGCGCACCGCCCGCGACAATGGGCGCACCCCGTTCCAGTGGAATGCCGCTGCCAACGCCGGCTTCACAACGGGCACGCCCTGGCTGCAAGTCAACCCCAACTACCAGCAAGTGAATGAGGCCGCGGAAGACAAAGACCCTAATTCAGTGCTCAACTACTTCCGCAAAGCCACAGCCACCCGTCGACAGCACAAGGTGCTGGTGTATGGCCAGTACCAACTAGTGGACGAAGCCAACCCGCATATCTATGCCTACACCCGCACGCAGGGCACTGAAAAAGTATTGGTGGCACTCAACTTCTCGTCGGAGCCGCGGAACTGGCCGATGCCCACAGGCATGCAGACCAGCGGCCAACCCTGGCTCAACAACTACCCTACTTTCACGGCAGGCGCGGGCAACACCCTGGCGCTACAGCCGTGGCAGGCGGTGGTAGTGCCCTTGCAATAA